From Amyelois transitella isolate CPQ chromosome 2, ilAmyTran1.1, whole genome shotgun sequence:
taataaaggatAGGAgcaatcctactaatattataaatgcgaaagtttgtgaggaTGTGATGtgacgcaaaaactactgaaccgattacgatgatagttggtatgtaggtagctgaagacccagaataacatataggctttttatcccggagttcccgcgggattgattacgtacgaagtcgcgggcagcctctagtattcaataaattaatattatatacttatactagCTTTCTCGAAAATGAAACATTTGCatatggcctctgtggcgctgcggtagtacgcttttctgtgacaccggaggtccaaTAACCCACTTCAAAAAGGACGATATCGATTGAGGCAGttctctttttttacaaaagttatatgGGGATTCTGACGTCGACCAAGCACCGCTCGGTCACTCAGGGGCATATTATCCTACCAAATCCTCGTGCCTGAAAACAAATTATGAAATGTAAATGTAtcattatataaataggttgaacaacttttgttaagagTCTTTTCCAGAATTCAGATGATTTTGCTGGTATATACTTAATGATTCTGCATCAGGTGTTCCAGATCTTCGATCTTTAAACGCAaacagaaaatgctcatcaggttgaacaacttttggtAAGATGTCTTTTCgatatttcctatagtttaGCTGAGTTGTTATGGTTCGCCATCAGCTGTTTtagattcaaaataaattatatcctatatgttggccaggcataagagctatacaacaataaaaagtttatttcaaatccgttcagtagttgctgaatctgaagagtttgtttgtgtgtgtgtttgaacgcgctaatctcaggaactactggtccgaattgaaaaattctttttgcgtcgaatagaccatttatcgaggaagcctTTAGGCtattataacattacgctgcaataATAttgagcaaagaaataatggaaaatgtgaaaaaaacgggcaGAATTATTCcagcatccttgagggctttaatgatgctcataataactattccacgccgacgaagtcgcgggcacataATCGGGATATAATCTATCAACACCACACTTACCTTTTTCGATTCTGCTGTACGATTTTGTGTATCTACtcgattacaaaataattggtAATACATTCTCTTTGAAGTTTCTATGGCAACAAAATAAACGCGTCCGCTATTTGTTCGATTGGCTCCGgtaatattaacataaataaaaatattgacttcAATATGGTAGAATTTACGCCTTGTGCTATTGAGAAATTAGCAGAATTACTGCGACCCCCTGAACCGGAAGTGCTTCAAGGGGACGACTTAACTCCATCAGGTATAGTACATATTCTCCAAAGTACTCTGGTCACATCTTTAGCAATCATGTTCAGTAGGTATGTTTAACCTGAATTTATTGAAACTAATATCTCTTTCATCTTTATGGTAACTTTATGGTATCAatttagtataattatatgaGTTTAGTGTTTAAAAGACTCCCGTTTGAAATCTGCATTAGCTGTTGCACTAAGTGTAAGGAAGTAACTAaatggggggtgaaagttgGTATGAAAATCAATAATGCTACCATTGCGAAGGGCAGGGCAGGTCGCTAGTAATTCATATATCTAATAACCTTAATTTCTTTTGCAAAATTAGCTTACGATATATCGTCGACAAGGGACAAAATTCCGTTGTctgatgtaaataaaaccCCTAAAAACATAGAGGAGTTTGAGGAGCAGGAGGctgccgaagccgaagctttGGGTCAAGTAGGTGCTGGTCTTAGTGGGCGGAAGGTTCCGGAGTATACTATGAATTATCAACAGGCGGTTACAGCGGAAGACGTTTTCCTCCAGGTAAGGGTGCTTGATATCAGCCTtacttaagtacttatttcttACCTAgtaactgtatggcttagaAAGAACACctagattttgtttgttgacAAACAACTTCTTTaaagaaatacataaaataattacacctCTTACGtgttagacagagccgacagccttgaaaaaacaaggccatgttcatctgttccaaaaatattgtacttacttatattatacttatttcagATTGGTCCAAAGACCCCTGGGTCTGCAAGTTGTGAGAATCTCATAGTGCGCATCAAAATGCCGggtgataaaaaagaaaatgtggaCCTGTCTGTGGACACTGCAAGTGTCTCTGTGGACTCTTCACAGTATTGTCTGAAGCTGCCGCTTCCACATGCTATAAATCCTGATCATTCTAAAGCCAATTGGGACGCAACGGAAGAAACATTAGTGCTAACTTTGAAGCTAGATAGAGAGtttgattttgttaatttttaaatacgaatatacgagtaggtacaattttatttctttcaattgttttgttttacaaagGACTTTATTCATTCATAGGTAACATCGTAGATCTGGCTTTGCTAAAGAACAATAGGTAGCTATGAAAGTTATCGGAAGTTCGTgtcttttgtatgtatgtacgtcgATAAATATTGGTTTAATACAttgaaaaggtttttttatgTTCAGAAGAGCAAGCAGCCAGGACTGCTGGCTAAATAGCCCTATCTATATACGAATCTGCAAATATAAGAGAACCGACTTAAACAAATGTCTTGCTGCAGAGAGGAAGGGTAACCTACTCTGTTGCAAACCACATGGCCTTTTGCAAGC
This genomic window contains:
- the LOC106133554 gene encoding dynein axonemal assembly factor 6, which gives rise to MVEFTPCAIEKLAELLRPPEPEVLQGDDLTPSAYDISSTRDKIPLSDVNKTPKNIEEFEEQEAAEAEALGQVGAGLSGRKVPEYTMNYQQAVTAEDVFLQIGPKTPGSASCENLIVRIKMPGDKKENVDLSVDTASVSVDSSQYCLKLPLPHAINPDHSKANWDATEETLVLTLKLDREFDFVNF